The sequence CCCACTTTCGAGGGGTCCATTACGGCATTGCCCACGGAAAAATCTGGATGGCTTGCACAGCAGGATTCATCACCTACGAGCAGGCAAAACGGCTCGGCGCCTTGGCTCTGAATGCTTCCCATCACCAAGAGTTGCAGGAGGCCAACCATGCCTAACCTAACCCTGCAGCAAGCCGCCCGCCTGCTCGGCACCGGCAAAAACCGGCTTATCAAGCAGCTCAAAGAGCGCGGCATTCTCGACCACCAGCGCCTGCCCCGTCAGGCAGACGTAGACGCTGGCCGCTTCGTCATCGACCTGCGCACCCACACCGGCAACCCACTCTGGAACCAGGGCAACGGCCAGGTGTACGGCGTCACCCTGGTCACCCCCAAAGGCCTGCGCTGGCTCGCCCAGCAGATGGGCGTGCAGATCACCAACACGGACAAGGGGGCCGCATGATGGGCATGCCCAACCACACCAGCCGCCCCGTGCTGCACCTGCTCGACACCGCCATCGGCGCGCTCAAACTGCATGCCCTGCACCTGGAGCACCCCACCGCTGTCAACAAAGACATAGCGCTGGACGCAGGCCGCGACGCGCTCGACCACCTGCGCCTGATCGACCGCGAAGCCCTCCAACTGGCCGAGGCCTACCGCTGCGTCAGCGCAATCGTAAAACCGCCCCTGAGCGTCACCGTAGCGCCCACCACCACCGGCATGCTCACTGCCACCATCATGGACGGCACGCACGCCCTACAGACCATCCAGGCCAAAACCCCCGAGGGGCTGGCCGAACTCGTCCGCACACGCCAGCGGGTGAGCGCATGAGCAAAGAGACAGACACCCTGCAGCAGCTCCGGCGGCGCTACACCCGGCCATATCTCACCCTGGCCGAACTGCGCGCCGACCACCTGCCGCACATCAACACAGACCGGCACCTGCTGCGTGAAGTGGCCGAGGGCCGGGTAAACATCAAAATCAGCCGGCTGCACCCCTCAAAGCGTGCACCCCGGGTGATCAACCTGCCGGACCTGGCCCGCTGGCTCGACCAGCAACTGGAATCCGGCACCACCAAAGCCGCAGACGCGGCCTAACCACAGCCAATGGCCTACCAACCTACCAAAGGCAAAGGAGAACCC is a genomic window of Halopseudomonas phragmitis containing:
- a CDS encoding pyocin activator PrtN family protein, yielding MSKETDTLQQLRRRYTRPYLTLAELRADHLPHINTDRHLLREVAEGRVNIKISRLHPSKRAPRVINLPDLARWLDQQLESGTTKAADAA
- a CDS encoding phage antirepressor KilAC domain-containing protein; amino-acid sequence: MPNLTLQQAARLLGTGKNRLIKQLKERGILDHQRLPRQADVDAGRFVIDLRTHTGNPLWNQGNGQVYGVTLVTPKGLRWLAQQMGVQITNTDKGAA